Genomic window (Octopus bimaculoides isolate UCB-OBI-ISO-001 chromosome 28, ASM119413v2, whole genome shotgun sequence):
GGGTCACTGGCGATACCTCAAGGAGGAGAAAAGCACATTACTGCCATACCAACAAGCTAAGAACATGGGGCTCAATAGATAACATAGAtgtttctatgcatacatataacaaatatgatattgaaacattttatggaggccacacacataataaaaagcAGACCAAGCGTCAACAGAAAACATAGAAAGAATAACACACTTCAATCCACCCCACAACATGACAATTGAAGGCAGAAGAGggcaaagagaaagaaggagacacagacacaaacagcaTAATGTAGaaacccctacacacacacacacacacacatgccaacccTGACTACAATTTCTCTTGactcagcaggtcttctcaagcacagcattttgcctgatgatTGAAGAGTACATTTAAAAGGGCCaattatgcgacactggcataggccacagctaAGGTCTCACTTAGTTtttcgggtcttctcaagcacagcattttgcctgatgatTGAAGAGTACATTTAAAAGGGCCaattatgcgacactggcataggCNNNNNNNNNNNNNNNNNNNNNNNNNNNNNNNNNNNNNNNNNNNNNNNNNNNNNNNNNNNNNNNNNNNNNNNNNNNNNNNNNNNNNNNNNNNNNNNNNNNNNNNNNNNNNNNNNNNNNNNNNNNNNNNNNNNNNNNNNNNNNNNNNNNNNNNNNNNNNNNNNNNNNNNNNNNNNNNNNNNNNNNNNNNNNNNNNNNNNNNNNNNNNNNNNNNNNNNNNNNNNNNNNNNNNNNNNNNNNNNNNNNNNNNNNNNNNNNNNNNNNNNNNNNNNNNNNNNNNNNNNNNNNNNNNNNNNNNNNNNNNNNNNNNNNNNNNNNNNNNNNNNNNNNNNNNNNNNNNNNNNNNNNNNNNNNNNNNNNNNNNNNNNNNNNNNNNNNNNNNNNNNNNNNNNNNNNNNNNNNNNNNNNNNNNNNNNNNNNNNNNNNNNNNNNNNNNNNNNNNNNNNNNNNNNNNNNNNNNNNNNNNNNNNNNNNNNNNNNNNNNNNNNNNNNNNNNNNNNNNNNNNNNNNNNNNNNNNNNNNNNNNNNNNNNNNNNNNNNNNNNNNNNNNNtacacacacacacacacacacatgccaacccTGACTACAATTTCTCTTGactcagcaggtcttctcaagcacagcattttgcctgatgatTGAAGAGTACATTTAAAAGGGCCaattatgcgacactggcataggccacagctaAGGTCTCACTTAGTTtttcgggtcttctcaagcacagcattttgcctgatgatTGAAGGGTACATTTAAAAGGGCcaattatgtgacactggcataggccacagctaAGGTTTCACTTAgtttgtcgggtcttctcaaacacagcatatctccaaaggtctcggtcactcatcattgcttctgtgaggcccaacgttcgatgGTTGTGCttaaccacctcatcccatgtcttcctgggtctaccttttccacaggttcactccactgttagagtgtgacacttcttcacacagctgtcttcatccatacacatcatacaaccataccagcacagtcatctctcctACTCAtcacatctgatacttcttatgtcccacttttctctcagggtgcttacattcTGTCAAATATGNNNNNNNNNNNNNNNNNNNNNNNNNNNNNNNNNNNNNNNNNNNNNNNNNNNNNNNNNNNNNNNNNNNNNNNNNNNNNNNNNNNNNNNNNNNNNNNNNNNNgtgcgtctatgtgtgtgtatacacgcctgtttgtgtgtgtgtgtctgtctgtatgtatgtatttatccatgAATGGGAAATACTTCCGCCCGTCCCTCCCCGCTATTTTATCCCAAATTTgttcaattttgtattttttttgccaaagatccccgttttcggatacggaggttccggaaaattgccaaaaatcggcattgtgAAATTTTCTTCCCCAACTTCTTCAATTATGACTTTTTTcccccaacactaaccctaagaccgtgaccctaaccctaaagggatctttctgatttggcaggcgccacttttcatttatgttttatgtagtgtttttggtaacgaaacactttcaaacttcgtatacttgtatattttgtgttatagaacagataaaaatttttgtattcgaagttgtttcatgtaaaaaaaattgtcgtatttcggtaatttcaaccaatcactgacgtctattgaggtgaaaacaattactgccgtggaatgtaaacaacatgtcctaacggtgtcatgggatctattcccttgaataaaattagtgccgtagtttgtcaacaactatccgtgatactgttatttatgacatcgttcgtgcgtttgtactggttttagctttagggttcgggttttagagttagggttagttttagggttacggttagggttatgattatttttgccataacctcactcatNNNNNNNNNNNNNNNNNNNNNNNNNNNNNNNNNNNNNNNNNNNNNNNNNNNNNNNNNNNNNNNNNNNNNNNNNNNNNNNNNNNNNNNNNNNNNNNNNNNNNNNNNNNNNNNNNNNNNNNNNNNNNNNNNNNNNNNNNNNNNNNNNNNNNNNNNNNNNNNNNNNNNNNNNNNNNNNNNNNNNNNNNNNNNNNNNNNNNNNNNNNNNNNNNNNNNNNNNNNNNNNNNNNNNNNNNNNNNNNNNNNNNNNNNNNNNNNNNNNNNNNNNNNNNNNNNNNNNNNNNNNNNNNNNNNNNNNNNNNNNNNNNNNNNNNNNNNNNNNNNNNNNNNNNNNNNNNNNNNNNNNNNNNNNNNNNNNNNNNNNNNNNNNNNNNNNNNNNNNNNNNNNNNNNNNNNNNNNNNNNNNNNNNNNNNNNNNNNNNNNNNNNNNNNNNNNNNNNNNNNNNNNNNNNNNNNNNNNNNNNNNNNNNNNNNNNNNNNNNNNNNNNNNNNNNNNNNNNNNNNNNNNNNNNNNNNNNNNNNNNNNNNNNNNNNNNNNNNNNNNNNNNNNNNNNNNNNNNNNNNNNNNNNNNNNNNNNNNNNNNNNNNNNNNNNNNNNNNNNNNNNNNNNNNNNNNNNNNNNNNNNNNNNNNNNNNNNNNNNNNNNNNNNNNNNNNNNNNNNNNNNNNNNNNNNNNNNNNNNNNNNNNNNNNNNNNNNNNNNNNNNNNNNNNNNNNNNNNNNNNNNNNNNNNNNNNNNNNNNNNNNNNNNNNNNNNNNNNNNNNNNNNNNNNNNNNNNNNNNNNNNNNNNNNNNNNNNNNNNNNNNNNNNNNNNNNNNNNNNNNNNNNNNNNNNNNNNNNNNNNNNNNNNNNNNNNNNNNNNNNNNNNNNNNNNNNNNNNNNNNNNNNNNNNNNNNNNNNNNNNNNNNNNNNNNNNNNNNNNNNNNNNNNNNNNNNNNNNNNNNNNNNNNNNNNNNNNNNNNNNNNNNNNNNNNNNNNNNNNNNNNNNNNNNNNNNNNNNNNNNNNNNNNNNNNNNNNNNNNNNNNNNNNNNNNNNNNNNNNNNNNNNNNNNNNNNNNNNNNNNNNNNNNNNNNNNNNNNNNNNNNNNNNNNNNNNNNNNNNNNNNNNNNNNNNNNNNNNNNNNNNNNNNNNNNNNNNNNNNNNNNNNNNNNNNNNNNNNNNNNNNNNNNNNNNNNNNNNNNNNNNNNNNNNNNNNNNNNNNNNNNNNNNNNNNNNNNNNNNNNNNNNNNNNNNNNNNNNNNNNNNNNNNNNNNNNNNNNNNNNNNNNNNNNNNNNNNNNNNNNNNNNNNNNNNNNNNNNNNNNNNNNNNNNNNNNNNNNNNNNNNNNNNNNNNNNNNNNNNNNNNNNNNNNNNNNNNNNNNNNNNNNNNNNNNNNNNNNNNNNNNNNNNNNNNNNNNNNNNNNNNNNNNNNNNNNNNNNNNNNNNNNNNNNNNNNNNNNNNNNNNNNNNNNNNNNNNNNNNNNNNNNNNNNNNNNNNNNNNNNNNNNNNNNNNNNNNNNNNNNNNNNNNNNNNNNNNNNNNNNNNNNNNNNNNNNNNNNNNNNNNNNNNNNNNNNNNNNNNNNNNNNNNNNNNNNNNNNNNNNNNNNNNNNNNNNNNNNNNNNNNNNNNNNNNNNNNNNNNNNNNNNNNNNNNNNNNNNNNNNNNNNNNNNNNNNNNNNNNNNNNNNNNNNNNNNNNNNNNNNNNNNNNNNNNNNNNNNNNNNNNNNNNNNNNNNNNNNNNNNNNNNNNNNNNNNNNNNNNNNNNNNNNNNNNNNNNNNNNNNNNNNNNNNNNNNNNNNNNNNNNNNNNNNNNNNNNNNNNNNNNNNNNNNNNNNNNNNNNNNNNNNNNNNNNNNNNNNNNNNNNNNNNNNNNNNNNNNNNNNNNNNNNNNNNNNNNNNNNNNNNNNNNNNNNNNNNNNNNNNNNNNNNNNNNNNNNNNNNNNNNNNNNNNNNNNNNNNNNNNNNNNNNNNNNNNNNNNNNNNNNNNNNNNNNNNNNNNNNNNNNNNNNNNNNNNNNNNNNNNNNNNNNNNNNNNNNNNNNNNNNNNNNNNNNNNNNNNNNNNNNNNNNNNNNNNNNNNNNNNNNNNNNNNNNNNNNNNNNNNNNNNNNNNNNNNNNNNNNNNNNNNNNNNNNNNNNNNNNNNNNNNNNNNNNNNNNNNNNNNNNNNNNNNNNNNNNNNNNNNNNNNNNNNNNNNNNNNNNNNNNNNNNNNNNNNNNNNNNNNNNNNNNNNNNNNNNNNNNNNNNNNNNNNNNNNNNNNNNNNNNNNNNNNNNNNNNNNNNNNNNNNNNNNNNNNNNNNNNNNNNNNNNNNNNNNNNNNNNNNNNNNNNNNNNNNNNNNNNNNNNNNNNNNNNNNNNNNNNNNNNNNNNNNNNNNNNNNNNNNNNNNNNNNNNNNNNNNNNNNNNNNNNNNNNNNNNNNNNNNNNNNNNNNNNNNNNNNNNNNNNNNNNNNNNNNNNNNNNNNNNNNNNNNNNNNNNNNNNNNNNNNNNNNNNNNNNNNNNNNNNNNNNNNNNNNNNNNNNNNNNNNNNNNNNNNNNNNNNNNNNNNNNNNNNNNNNNNNNNNNNNNNNNNNNNNNNNNNNNNNNNNNNNNNNNNNNNNNNNNNNNNNNNNNNNNNNNNNNNNNNNNNNNNNNNNNNNNNNNNNNNNNNNNNNNNNNNNNNNNNNNNNNNNNNNNNNNNNNNNNNNNNNNNNNNNNNNNNNNNNNNNNNNNNNNNNNNNNNNNNNNNNNNNNNNNNNNNNNNNNNNNNNNNNNNNNNNNNNNNNNNNNNNNNNNNNNNNNNNNNNNNNNNNNNNNNNNNNNNNNNNNNNNNNNNNNNNNNNNNNNNNNNNNNNNNNNNNNNNNNNNNNNNNNNNNNNNNNNNNNNNNNNNNNNNGTTGATATAAACTTTTGAATGCTGGTGTTGAATATCTTATAcattaattttggaaaatttataataacGCACTTAGAAGCATTCAAAgatactctctctgtctctctactcttttacttgtttcagtcatttgactgtggccacgctggagcaccgcctttagtcgagcaagttgaccccaggacttattctatcggtctcttttgccgaaccgctaagttacggggacctaaatacaccagcatcggttgtcaagcgatgttgggggggacaaacacagacacacaaacatacatatatacaacgggcttctttcagtttccgtccaccaaatccactcacaaggcactggtcggcccgagggcatagaagacactcgcccaaggtgccatgcagtgggactgaacctggaaccatgtggttcataagcaagctacttaccacacagccacgcctacacctataCGTATATTTAGCAAATGAATTTTAAGTCACTGCCCTCACAGAAGTCCAAACTGTCTGTTGTGATGTTGTGATGGCAGCTCCACTTCATTAATTAGTTTTTCATTTCATGGCTGAGTATACTGGCTCAAGAGTAATTAAATGGGGCACTTGGTTAGTTATctttatatttcacttctttcagtcatcacactgtggccatactggggcactgccttgacgaattttaatcgaattaatcaaccccagtaattattccATCAATCACTTATGCTGAACATTCAAGTTACAGGGATCaacggttgccaagcaatggtggggaacaaatatatacacacaatatatatataaatgacaagcttctttcagtttccaacaacacatccactcacagggttttggtcagcccgaggttatcgtagaagacacttgcccaagatgctgggGGCAATTTAGGGATTGGTGTGACTGTGacagaaaattatagaaattatctACGGATGGTCTCCACAGACGATTTGCTCTGTAATCCAATGAAAATTAGTGGTTCAAGCAGAATTGTTGAGAGAGACACAGGAGTGTCTTTGTGAGAAGTACTTAGAGTGTTGAATAATGCCCCCTGAAATGTTATCGTTGGCGTGTGTTGTGAAGCCCAAGATTTTCGTTTCACTGTGCCTTCTCGACGTCATAACACAGAAGCTGCATTCCTCATCAACTGTGTCAGGAACAACTATTTACAATGATCTGTGGCATGGATATTTCTGAGCTACTGGGGTACCAATTCTTTGATCTACTTGAATGATCAgaatagtcatacacacacacacacatactagggTGTGGTGCAATGaagaataacatatttttacaaatatttagtaCCTCACAAAGAATGACTTACTTTAAATGCATTGAAAAaactataacatattcagaacattGTTTCAGAATGTCATCTCCATTCCCTTTGAACATACAAAAAGCATTTTCAGTcagggcaaaatgagtaagacaagataaGTTTTCCTCTTCAATTCTCCACAAGGTGGAAAACAATTATCATGGAGGTCATCAAATGAATAATATGGAGGTGCTGGTGGTTAAGTTGAGTTATACCAGCATAGGAATGATGCACAACACTTGCGAACAATTATCAGAAACTTTATTCACCGCACAAAACATTTTCCATGTTGGTCTTGAATTAAGATTATAAGAACAAAGTATATGCACTAGCAAAACAGTTCTGGGAAGACGATTGGTTAAACAAGCTCTGTGAATAGAAGTTCAAAACTAGATAACACAGGCTAAGTTCAAACAGTACTACCATATCTTTTGTCTTCTGATTTAAATAAGATGTTCTTAAAACAACTGGGAAGTACTGAAAAATGAGGAGTCTTTATGACAACAATGCTCAATACTGCAATTTCACCCTCAAAACTTCTCAATTTATAAGCTTCGTTAGGATATGTTCTGGAAGTTTGCATCACATGACAGCTCGATGCTGATTGGTCAGTCAATTAGCAAATCATGTTAAATGGCTATGATTTGCAgcgttttattttgcttttctttaagaAACCTTGCATTTCTTGGTTTGCATGTAAATCTCAAGATACATAGGCTAATGCACCTGTGATGATAGGTTCAAACAGAACATTTATTGTCAGATAGAAAACTGTAAGTTCCACATTAATACAGCAGAAATCTCTTTTTTTCTAGACTTCTAATGATGCATTCACATCTGCTGGGAAACTGACCTTTACAAGAGAGCAGGATATTGTCCCTTGTCTGGCAGAACATCATCAGATCNNNNNNNNNNNNNNNNNNNNNNNNNNNNNNNNNNNNNNNNNNNNNNNNNNNNNNNNNNNNNNNNNNNNNNNNNNNNNNNNNNNNNNNNNNNNNNNNNNNNNNNNNNNNNNNNNNNNNNNNNNNNNNNNNNNNNNNNNNNNNNNNNNNNNNNNNNNNNNNNNNNNNNNNNNNNNNNNNNNNNNNNNNNNNNNNNNNNNNNNNNNNNNNNNNNNNNNNNNNNNNNNNNNNNNNNNNNNNNNNNNNNNNNNNNNNNNNNNNNNNNNNNNNNNNNNNNNNNNNNNNNNNNNNNNNNNNNNNNNNNNNNNNNNNNNNNNNNNNNNNNNNNNNNNNNNNNNNNNNNNNNNNNNNNNNNNNNNNNNNNNNNNNNNNNNNNNNNNNNNNNNNNNNNNNNNNNNNNNNNNNNNNNNNNNNNNNNNNNNNNNNNNNNNNNNNNNNNNNNNNNNNNNNNNNNNNNNNNNNNNNNNNNNNNNNNNNNNNNNNNNNNNNNNNNNNNNNNNNNNNNNNNNNNNNNNNNNNNNNNNNNNNNNNNNNNNNNNNNNNNNNNNNNNNNNNNNNNNNNNNNNNNNNNNNNNNNNNNNNNNNNNNNNNNNNNNNNNNNNNNNNNNNNNNNNNNNNNNNNNNNNNNNNNNNNNNNNNNNNNNNNNNNNNNNNNNNNNNNNNNNNNNNNNNNNNNNNNNNNNNNNNNNNNNNNNNNNNNNNNNNNNNNNNNNNNNNNNNNNNNNNNNNNNNNNNNNNNNNNNNNNNNNNNNNNNNNNNNNNNNNNNNNNNNNNNNNNNNNNNNNNNNNNNNNNNNNNNNNNNNNNNNNNNNNNNNNNNNNNNNNNNNNNNNNNNNNNNNNNNNNNNNNNNNNNNNNNNNNNNNNNNNNNNNNNNNNNNNNNNNNNNNNNNNNNNNNNNNNNNNNNNNNNNNNNNNNNNNNNNNNNNNNNNNNNNNNNNNNNNNNNNNNNNNNNNNNNNNNNNNNNNNNNNNNNNNNNNNNNNNNNNNNNNNNNNNNNNNNNNNNNNNNNNNNNNNNNNNNNNNNNNNNNNNNNNNNNNNNNNNNNNNNNNNNNNNNNNNNNNNNNNNNNNNNNNNNNNNNNNNNNNNNNNNNNNNNNNNNNNNNNNNNNNNNNNNNNNNNNNNNNNNNNNNNNNNNNNNNNNNNNNNNNNNNNNNNNNNNNNNNNNNNNNNNNNNNNNNNNNNNNNNNNNNNNNNNNNNNNNNNNNNNNNNNNNNNNNNNNNNNNNNNNNNNNNNNNNNNNNNNNNNNNNNNNNNNNNNNNNNNNNNNNNNNNNNNNNNNNNNNNNNNNNNNNNNNNNNNNNNNNNNNNNNNNNNNNNNNNNNNNNNNNNNNNNNNNNNNNNNNNNNNNNNNNNNNNNNNNNNNNNNNNNNNNNNNNNNNNNNNNNNNNNNNNNNNNNNNNNNNNNNNNNNNNNNNNNNNNNNNNNNNNNNNNNNNNNNNNNNNNNNNNNNNNNNNNNNNNNNNNNNNNNNNNNNNNNNNNNNNNNNNNNNNNNNNNNNNNNNNNNNNNNNNNNNNNNNNNNNNNNNNNNNNNNNNNNNNNNNNNNNNNNNNNNNNNNNNNNNNNNNNNNNNNNNNNNNNNNNNNNNNNNNNNNNNNNNNNNNNNNNNNNNNNNNNNNNNNNNNNNNNNNNNNNNNNNNNNNNNNNNNNNNNNNNNNNNNNNNNNNNNNNNNNNNNNNNNNNNNNNNNNNNNNNNNNNNNNNNNNNNNNNNNNNNNNNNNNNNNNNNNNNNNNNNNNNNNNNNNNNNNNNNNNNNNNNNNNNNNNNNNNNNNNNNNNNNNNNNNNNNNNNNNNNNNNNNNNNNNNNNNNNNNNNNNNNNNNNNNNNNNNNNNNNNNNNNNNNNNNNNNNNNNNNNNNNNNNNNNNNNNNNNNNNNNNNNNNNNNNNNNNNNNNNNNNNNNNNNNNNNNNNNNNNNNNNNNNNNNNNNNNNNNNNNNNNNNNNNNNNNNNNNNNNNNNNNNNNNNNNNNNNNNNNNNNNNNNNNNNNNNNNNNNNNNNNNNNNNNNNNNNNNNNNNNNNNNNNNNNNNNNNNNNNNNNNNNNNNNNNNNNNNNNNNNNNNNNNNNNNNNNNNNNNNNNNNNNNNNNNNNNNNNNNNNNNNNNNNNNNNNNNNNNNNNNNNNNNNNNNNNNNNNNNNNNNNNNNNNNNNNNNNNNNNNNNNNNNNNNNNNNNNNNNNNNNNNNNNNNNNNNNNNNNNNNNNNNNNNNNNNNNNNNNNNNNNNNNNNNNNNNNNNNNNNNNNNNNNNNNNNNNNNNNNNNNNNNNNNNNNNNNNNNNNNNNNNNNNNNNNNNNNNNNNNNNNNNNNNNNNNNNNNNNNNNNNNNNNNNNNNNNNNNNNNNNNNNNNNNNNNNNNNNNNNNNNNNNNNNNNNNNNNNNNNNNNNNNNNNNNNNNNNNNNNNNNNNNNNNNNNNNNNNNNNNNNNNNNNNNNNNNNNNNNNNNNNNNNNNNNNNNNNNNNNNNNNNNNNNNNNNNNNNNNNNNNNNNNNNNNNNNNNNNNNNNNNNNNNNNNNNNNNNNNNNNNNNNNNNNNNNNNNNNNNNNNNNNNNNNNNNNNNNNNNNNNNNNNNNNNNNNNNNNNNNNNNNNNNNNNNNNNNNNNNNNNNNNNNNNNNNNNNNNNNNNNNNNNNNNNNNNNNNNNNNNNNNNNNNNNNNNNNNNNNNNNNNNNNNNNNNNNNNNNNNNNNNNNNNNNNNNNNNNNNNNNNNNNNNNNNNNNNNNNNNNNNNNNNNNNNNNNNNNNNNNNNNNNNNNNNNNNNNNNNNNNNNNNNNNNNNNNNNNNNNNNNNTAAGctactattttgagagaatgatttaccacagatatcacagtgatctGGTTTTTCACCTCTATGAATTCGTTTGTCAGTACTTAAGTGATCATTTTGAGGGAATGATtgactacagatatcacagtgatatggcttctctcctctatgaatatatttgtgtgtagttaaattgccattttgtgagaatgatttaccacagattctACAGCAATATGTCTtctttcctgtatgaatacgtttatgtcgaACTAAATTCCAattttgtgagaatgatttactgcagatatcacagcaatacgtcttctttcctgtatgaatacgcgTGTGTCTAACTAAATTccaattttgagagaatgatttaccacagatatcacagcgatatggcttctctcctctATGAATTCGTTTATGAGTACTTAAGTTAacactttgagagaatgacttaccacagatgtcacagtgatatggcttctctcctgaaCGAATTCGTTTGCGagtccttaatttttttttagagaatGATTGACCActgatatcacagcgatatggcttctcacctgtatgaatacagTTGTGCGTAGGTAAAATACTCTTTtttgagaatgatttatcacTGATTGGagagtgatatggcttctcacctgtatgaatgtgtttgtgtctagttaaattggaattttgtgagaatgatttaccacagatattacagtgatatggcttctttcCTGAATGAATTCGTTTGTGGGTTCTTAAGTtaccattttgagagaatgacttaccacagatatcacagtaatatggtttctctcctgtatgaatatgcttgtgttTAACTAAATTGGAATTTTgtgagaatgatttgccacagatgtcacagtgatatggctccTCTCCTGAATGAATTCGTTTGTGAGTTTTTAAgttactattttgagagaatgatttaccacagatgtcacagcgATATGGgttctctccagtgtgaatacgtttgtgagctTCTAAGTtaccattttgagagaatgatttgccacagatatcacagtagtATGATGTTTTACCCATGTCTTTTTTCCTATTAGAAAaaccaatttttttaaaactgcCCTTTCGACGTAACTTTGTTCTCACACGattcattttctataatttttcttatCGAAATATGGAGcaattttctgttgtattttataCTCAATAAATACTGCTGTTTCCACCACCTGTGATCTTTGATAATATCTCAAGATGCTCTGAGTTCAATGCTTTAAGttcaattaaaatacaaaatgtttttctGAATATTGCAGCCAGTGAAGTATAAAAATGTTTCTATGAAGCTTAGTTCACAAAAAATATCATCAATGTGTATAAAGAACACTGTctttaaaacaataagaaatattgatCATGTACATATGAGCAAGCCACGAATTCACATCTACAGCAAGACTGAGTTCTctgcttcatttattcatgtcaaaccgtccaacatttgccagcatgaaaaagtagacataaaaaaTGATGATCATGAAAATCTTGAACAGTTCTTCCAATGATCTTTGATAATCTGAAACAACAGAGAAGCAAGAAATCAAGATATACAAAATGCTTAAACAGTAAAACTACAGAAGTGAAAATTATACTGTATTTCTGTACTGATGAACATcagaaaaatcatcatcattgtttaacaccgTCATTTTATGCTGGCAaaggttggatggcttgacaggagctggtaaggcaaGAACTTGTGCCATGCTTCTgcgtctgttttggaatggttttcatggatggatgcccttcctaacaccaacaactctgTAGAGTGGGCCGAGGGTGTTTCACATGGCATTCATGCAGGTAAGGAGAGTTTTGATGTGGTctttacagcttgatgcccttccaaatgccaactgccttagagtgtggactgggtgctttttaagtggcacctgcactgccGGGGTCACAAAGTGACTTTGCAATTACAGACTCTTTGAGAAGGATGGGGGGGAATT
Coding sequences:
- the LOC106884143 gene encoding zinc finger protein 98 — protein: MNRVRTKLRRKGSFKKIGFSNRKKDMGKTSYYCDICGKSFSQNGNLEAHKRIHTGENPYRCDICGKSFSQNSNLKTHKRIHSGEEPYHCDICGKSFSQNSNLVKHKHIHTGEKPYYCDICGKSFSQNGNLRTHKRIHSGKKPYHCNICGKSFSQNSNLTRHKHIHTGEKPYHSPISDKSFSKKSILPTHNCIHTGEKPYRCDISGQSFSKKKLRTRKRIRSGEKPYHCDICGKSFSQSVNLSTHKRIHRGEKPYRCDICGKSFSQNWNLVRHTRIHTGKKTYCCDICSKSFSQNWNLVRHKRIHTGKKTYCCRICGKSFSQNGNLTTHKYIHRGEKPYHCDICSQSFPQNDHLSTDKRIHRGEKPDHCDICGKSFSQNSKLV